Proteins encoded in a region of the Coriobacteriia bacterium genome:
- a CDS encoding ion transporter, with translation MGLFLLIILSVASVVFETVPSLAARYSRAFWAFDVFTVIVFTIEYVWRLWACTADPRYASPVAGRVRYAFSTFGIIDLASILPFYVGLALPASQLDLRFLRVLRLMRFARVLKLGRYSEAVDRLKSVFRARAADLLVALLSILVVLVLASSVVYHVENTAQPDKFTSIPAAMWWGISALTTVGYGDIMPVTTLGKLIGGCIQLLGIALFALPAAILAAGYEDDARKRRALKGVCPTCGRSDASHEQGIERTSDAVSQRHRAERQGIESARTASGACSCLTR, from the coding sequence ATCGGACTGTTCCTCCTCATCATTCTCAGCGTCGCCTCGGTCGTCTTCGAGACAGTCCCGTCGCTAGCTGCACGCTACTCAAGGGCTTTCTGGGCATTCGACGTCTTCACTGTGATTGTCTTCACCATCGAGTACGTTTGGCGATTGTGGGCGTGTACTGCGGATCCGCGCTATGCATCGCCAGTCGCCGGTCGAGTACGGTACGCCTTCAGCACCTTCGGCATCATCGACCTAGCGTCAATCCTGCCCTTCTATGTCGGGCTTGCATTGCCTGCCAGTCAGCTTGATCTGCGCTTCCTGCGAGTGCTTCGCCTCATGCGGTTTGCACGAGTCCTCAAGCTGGGCCGGTACTCTGAGGCTGTAGATCGCCTCAAGTCCGTCTTCCGTGCGCGTGCAGCAGACTTGCTTGTTGCGCTGCTATCGATACTCGTAGTGCTCGTCCTGGCTTCAAGCGTGGTGTATCACGTCGAGAACACCGCACAGCCGGACAAGTTCACAAGTATCCCGGCTGCTATGTGGTGGGGGATCTCGGCGCTCACCACGGTCGGGTACGGGGACATCATGCCCGTCACCACTCTGGGGAAACTCATCGGCGGCTGCATCCAGCTGCTCGGAATCGCGCTGTTTGCGCTACCGGCGGCCATCCTTGCCGCCGGATATGAGGATGATGCGCGCAAACGGCGAGCGCTCAAGGGCGTCTGCCCGACTTGTGGACGTTCTGACGCATCGCATGAGCAGGGAATTGAGCGAACCAGCGACGCTGTCTCACAAAGGCATCGAGCAGAACGCCAGGGGATAGAATCGGCAAGGACGGCATCGGGCGCCTGCTCATGCCTAACACGTTAG